From Anopheles darlingi chromosome 2, idAnoDarlMG_H_01, whole genome shotgun sequence, the proteins below share one genomic window:
- the LOC125948089 gene encoding dnaJ homolog subfamily C member 28 gives MLARRTLIVAPRYYLRLSLVRYNHTRRGALYNKCYQLLGVNENSDQNTVRQAYLSLVKRLHPDSGHPEASAERFQEVDTAFRVLQEKFAKARRGIVEDLQEQVKVYDIKHTAPQHRQYLSFDGIGYGTPAQRQKQYQAVRASRAQERVLEHRLSKAQASETALMKKGDYFKKHEIKTKYGYDRVVEDLIQEAISRGDFSNLSGFGKPLPDHQSQNPYVDFTTHKINKILLDNGFTPEWITLHKDLREATAALREELTRERAKLGPVPLSVREEQQWEKLLEEYRTDETRINKMIDKFNLIVPMLNKQMVRLNLDRIATEILATGPVASLNTSSRTPPTPDGSAGVKGSAKNANSGPNKSSLLGFIGSLFG, from the exons ATGTTGGCGAGACGTACGCTAATTGTGGCGCCCCGATACTACCTGCGGTTGAGTCTGGTGCGATACAATCACACCCGACGAGGCGCATTATATAAT AAATGCTACCAACTGCTCGGTGTGAATGAAAACTCAGACCAAAATACGGTCCGTCAGGCTTACCTGTCGCTCGTCAAACGTCTCCACCCGGACAGTGGCCATCCCGAGGCAAGCGCCGAGCGATTCCAGGAGGTCGATACGGCATTCCGGGTGTTACAGGAAAAGTTTGCCAAAGCACGTCGTGGTATCGTGGAGGATCTGCAGGAGCAGGTCAAGGTGTACGACATCAAGCATACGGCACCACAGCATCGACAGTACCTGAGCTTCGACGGTATCGGCTACGGGACGCCGGCTCAACGACAGAAGCAGTATCAAGCCGTTCGTGCATCGAGAGCACAAGAACGGGTGCTCGAGCACCGTCTCTCGAAGGCGCAAGCCTCCGAAACGGCCCTCATGAAGAAGGGAGATTACTTTAAGAAACACGAAATTAAAACCAAGTACGGCTACGATCGCGTCGTGGAGGATCTCATCCAGGAGGCCATCTCGCGTGGCGATTTCTCCAATCTGTCCGGCTTTGGTAAACCGCTGCCCGACCATCAATCGCAAAACCCGTACGTCGACTTCACTACGCACAAGATCAACAAAATTCTGCTCGATAATGGATTCACACCCGAGTGGATCACGCTGCACAAGGACCTCCGAGAGGCGACGGCTGCTTTGCGGGAAGAGCTAACGCGTGAACGAGCAAAACTTGGTCCGGTTCCACTGAGCGTCCGAGAGGAGCAACAGTGGGAGAAGCTGCTCGAAGAGTACCGAACGGATGAGACAAGGATCAACAAAATGATCGACAAGTTCAACCTGATCGTTCCGATGCTCAACAAGCAGATGGTGCGCCTCAATCTGGATCGGATTGCGACGGAAATCCTAGCAACCGGGCCAGTTGCCAGCTTGAATACCTCTAGTCGAACGCCACCAACACCTGATGGAAGCGCGGGAGTCAAGGGATCCGCAAAGAACGCCAACTCCGGCCCAAATAAGTCTAGTCTTCTTGGTTTTATTGGTTCACTGTTTGGTTAG
- the LOC125948087 gene encoding translocation protein SEC62: protein MAEKRRAKKRKDEYTGPGGADPEIEKASKDEYKVAKWLKSNVPTKKTKFLNHNVEYFSGVKAVDALLASKFAQGDGCLFPHRQAVIDFLGDMLFHKFYHRARKVPVSEHELRGSKSSKKQQISTTASESTKDEGRGTDAENSHAEGGKGAAELAAENAKRKRKIRLEMHPEQVFIDGHEAYVWLYDPIPMHYWIFGALLVVGAIVICLFPLWPPLLRKGVYYLSIAAAGFLVFILGLVVLRCILFCLIWVVTGGKHHFWLLPNLTEDVGFFASFWPLYNHEYKDGKEGSGSEKGGKKSKKRKQKDKDSGGEEEPSSAATVPPTIDEVKERPETDPSVKGDATGEGLRHRGGKSSPKQQQEPVPSAAVPATTVLTATDEEPTDEEKNSEGTPSESDSEGSQRSSTGKDFEMVDPDEEDIS from the exons ATGGCAGAAAAACGGCGAGCTAAGAAACGCAAGGAT GAGTACACGGGCCCGGGCGGGGCAGATCCAGAGATCGAGAAGGCCTCGAAGGACGAGTATAAGGTAGCGAAATGGCTCAAGTCGAATGTTCCAACGAAAAAGACCAAGTTTCTCAACCACAACGTGGAATACTTCTCCG GTGTAAAAGCCGTAGACGCGCTGTTGGCTTCCAAGTTTGCGCAGGGCGATGGGTGCCTGTTTCCGCATCGCCAGGCCGTGATCGATTTTCTCGGCGATATGCTGTTCCATAAGTTTTACCACCGTGCTCGGAAGGTACCGGTAAGCGAACACGAACTACGgggcagcaagagcagcaaaaaGCAACAGATCAGCACAACAGCGTCCGAATCGACGAAGGATGAAGGCCGTGGGACGGATGCGGAAAATAGCCACGCCGAGGGTGGCAAGGGAGCTGCTGAACTGGCCGCAGAAAATGCCAAGCGAAAACGCAAGATACGGCTCGAAATGCACCCGGAACAGGTGTTTATCGATGGGCACGAGGCGTACGTTTGGCTGTATGATCCGATACCGATGCACTACTGGATCTTTGGcgctctgctggtggtgggtgcgATCGTCATCTGTCTGTTTCCGCTCTGGCCACCGCTACTGCGCAAGGGTGTCTACTATCTCAGTATCGCGGCAGCCGGTTTTCTGGTCTTCATTCTTGGCCTGGTCGTACTGCGGTGCATCCTCTTCTGTCTGATCTGGGTCGTCACCGGTGGTAAGCATCACTTCTGGCTGCTGCCTAACCTTACCGAGGACGTGGGCTTCTTCGCGTCCTTCTGGCCACTGTACAAC CACGAGTACAAGGATGGTAAAGAGGGCTCTGGCAGTGAAAAGGGAGGCAAAAAGTctaaaaagcgaaagcaaaaggaCAAGGACagtggtggtgaggaggaACCTAGTTCAGCCGCCACCGTGCCGCCTACCATTGATGAAGTTAAAGAACGGCCAGAAACGGATCCCTCGGTAAAAGGTGACGCGACAGGGGAAGGATTGAGGCATCGCGGTGGTAAGTCCtcgccaaaacaacaacaggaaccaGTACCATCGGCAGCTGTGCCAGCCACAACCGTGCTTACGGCAACAGATGAGGAACCTACGGACGAGGAGAAAAA CTCGGAGGGCACACCATCTGAAAGTGATTCGGAAGGTTCACAGCGATCGTCAACGGGAAAGGACTTTGAGATGGTGGATCCAGATGAGGAGGACATTTCGTAA
- the LOC125948074 gene encoding trifunctional purine biosynthetic protein adenosine-3 produces MAKKVLVIGSGGREHAICWKLSRSEHVSTVYALPGSPGICSVPKVQLVTDVNVKDFTAIVRWCKQISIDLVVVGPEDPLADGLGDELRQAGVRCFGPGKRGARIEADKNWSKDFMHRHGIPTARYASFTNPDEAKAFIRSAPYAALVVKASGLAAGKGVIVADTIEQACAAVDEILGDRRFGAAGEVVVVEELLTGEEVSVLAFVDSRTVRVMLPAQDHKRLQDQDQGPNTGGMGAYCPCPLIKPTELELVVREVLQRAVDGLRKEGIPYQGVLYAGMMLTPDGPKTLEFNCRFGDPETQVILPLLVSDLYQVMVATCEERLHEVQLQFRPACSAVGVVMASKGYPETSTKGCVIKGLAEVSARPDHLVFHSGVARNDRGDFVTNGGRVLIGVVLDSDLKRAAALATDACSTIQFDGSQHRRDIAQKAFKHLSLSYKASGVDIDAGDALVQRIKPLARGTNRPGVIGGLGGFGGLFRLNDVTYKDRTGKEVRYSDPVLVQGTDGVGTKLKLAEALNCWDTIGVDLVAMCANDVLCAGAEPLAFLDYIACGRLDVPTAAMIVKGIAEGCRETHCALLGGETAEMPSMYAPGKYDLAGYCVGVAEHGQLLPRIEQIREGDLVIGLPSSGVHSNGFSLVNRILEHTATKLQDRAPFSEDGCSSFGDELLTPTRLYVAPLLPMLRQEGEAVRALAHITGGGLTENVPRVLPEGLAVELDFSGVSVPPIFGWLAAKGNVSEPEMLRTFNCGVGMVVIVAGDGDQAGWRKHLLSHGAVQLGKVVSRRSGGASKQVIVHNFKQALERVAAPYRGAETKTSISYKDSGVDIGAGDELVRRIKPHAKSTNRPGVMGGLGGFGGLFRLRDAVSLADPILVLGTDGVGTKLKIAQAANLHHTIGIDLVAMCVNDIICNGADPCSFLDYYACGRLDVPVAEQVIQGIAEGCRQAGSALLGGETAEMPGMYAPGVYDLAGFSLGVVDHRHMLPRIDGIQPGDALIGLPSSGLHSNGFSLVHKILEHAGGLRYQDVAPFSATGRSFAEELLVPTKIYVRELRSLIAAGGCVKALAHITGGGLTENLPRVLPADMAAFLNLADLHIPPIFGWLARAGNVQAEEMLRTFNCGIGMVLVVAPEHEPTVLEQLRDVGGQSLGRVVKRDTSATGAASRVIVRDFEQTLLTAQRTCTLPVKRIAVLISGTGSNLQALIDATRSTTSGIRGEIVLVISNKAGVLGLERAAMANIPSKVILHREYDTREQFDEAVSKALEADRIELVCLAGFMRILSADFVRRWAGRLINIHPALLPKHKGTHAQRQALEAGDLESGCTVHFVDEGVDTGAIILQERVPVLAGDTEQTLTERIHRAEHRAYPRALRLVANGLVQLQRST; encoded by the exons ATGGCTAAGAAGGTGCTGGTAATCGGTTCCGGTGGCCGTGAGCATGCGATCTGCTGGAAATTGTCCCGTAGCGAACATGTTAGCACGGTGTACGCCTTACCAGGCAGCCCCGGGATCTGCTCCGTTCCGAAAGTTCAACTCGTGACCGATGTGAACGTTAAGGACTTTACG GCGATCGTGCGTTGGTGTAAGCAGATTAGTATCGATCTGGTTGTGGTTGGTCCGGAAGATCCGCTTGCCGATGGGTTGGGCGATGAGCTGCGTCAAGCCGGCGTTCGCTGTTTCGGCCCGGGTAAACGCGGCGCTCGGATTGAGGCGGACAAAAATTGGTCCAAGGACTTTATGCACCGCCACGGCATACCGACTGCCCGGTACGCCTCGTTTACGAATCCTGACGAAGCGAAAGCGTTTATCCGATCGGCACCGTACGCGGCGCTGGTCGTGAAGGCCAGCGGGCTAGCGGCCGGTAAAGGCGTTATCGTGGCCGATACGATCGAGCAGGCGTGTGCAGCCGTCGACGAGATACTGGGTGATCGCCGGTTCGGGGCAGCCGGTGAGGTCGTGGTGGTTGAGGAATTACTAACCGGGGAAGAGGTATCCGTACTGGCATTCGTCGATTCACGCACCGTACGCGTCATGCTACCGGCTCAGGATCATAAGCGTTTGCAGGATCAGGATCAAGGACCTAACACGGGTGGAATGGGTGCGTACTGTCCCTGTCCACTGATCAAACCGACCGAACTGGAGCTCGTCGTACGGGAGGTACTGCAGCGAGCCGTCGATGGGTTGCGCAAGGAAGGCATTCCGTACCAGG GTGTCCTGTACGCCGGGATGATGCTGACGCCGGATGGACCGAAAACGCTGGAGTTTAACTGCCGCTTTGGTGATCCGGAGACTCAGGTCATACTGCCACTGCTCGTCTCCGATCTGTAccaggtgatggtggccacgtGCGAGGAACGATTGCACGAGGTGCAGCTTCAGTTCAGGCCGGCATGCAGCGCCGTCGGTGTTGTAATGGCCAGCAAGGGCTATCCGGAAACCTCGACCAAGGGATGCGTTATCAAAG GTCTCGCTGAGGTATCAGCTCGACCGGATCATCTAGTGTTTCACAGTGGTGTCGCACGTAACGATCGAGGCGATTTCGTCACTAACGGTGGCCGAGTGCTGATCGGTGTGGTGCTGGATAGTGATCTCAAGCGTGCCGCTGCCTTGGCGACAGACGCCTGCAGCACGATCCAATTCGATGGATCGCAGCATCGCCGGGACATTGCGCAGAAAGCATTTAAACA CCTCAGCCTGTCCTATAAGGCGAGCGGTGTCGACATTGACGCTGGTGATGCGCTAGTGCAGCGCATTAAACCATTGGCCCGGGGAACGAATCGTCCTGGGGTGATCGGTGGTTTGGGCGGATTCGGTGGACTGTTTCGTTTGAATGAT GTAACATACAAGGATCGAACGGGCAAGGAGGTACGGTACAGCGATCCCGTGCTCGTACAGGGTACTGATGGCGTTGGGACGAAGCTTAAGCTAGCCGAAGCTCTTAACTGTTGGGACACGATCGGTGTCGATCTTGTGGCCATGTGTGCGAAcgatgtgctgtgtgctggcgCGGAACCGCTCGCCTTCCTTGATTACATTGCCTGTGGCCGGCTGGATGTGCCGACGGCTGCAATGATCGTCAAAGGCATTGCGGAAGGATGTCGAGAGACACACTGCGCACTGCTCGGTGGTGAAACGGCTGAAATGCCATCCATGTACGCACCGGGCAAGTACGATTTGGCCGGATACTGTGTTGGCGTGGCCGAGCATGGGCAGCTGCTACCAAGGATCGAGCAGATCCGTGAAGGTGATCTCGTCATCGGGCTTCCCTCCAGCGGTGTGCACAGCAATGGGTTCAGCTTGGTTAATCGCATTCTCGAGCACACCGCGACAAAGCTGCAAGATCGTGCTCCATTCTCGGAGGATGGTTGCAGTAGCTTCGGCGATGAGCTGCTCACTCCGACTCGCCTCTACGTAGCCCCATTATTACCGATGCTTCGCCAGGAAGGCGAAGCGGTGCGTGCGCTAGCTCACATAACCGGCGGTGGATTGACGGAGAATGTGCCACGTGTTCTGCCGGAAGGGTTGGCGGTCGAGCTGGACTTTAGCGGTGTATCGGTTCCACCTATCTTTGGATGGCTGGCGGCAAAGGGTAACGTAAGCGAGCCTGAAATGCTGCGAACGTTCAACTGTGGTGTCGgcatggtggtgatcgtggctggtgatggtgatcagGCTGGTTGGCGTAAGCATCTGCTATCACACGGGGCGGTACAGCTTGGTAAGGTCGTCAGCCGACGATCGGGCGGCGCAAGCAAACAGGTGATTGTACACAACTTTAAGCAGGCGCTGGAGCGCGTTGCGGCTCCGTATCGAGGGGCAGAGACCAAAACGTCCATTTCGTACAAAGACAGTGGCGTCGACATCGGAGCCGGTGATGAGCTGGTGCGCCGTATTAAACCGCACGCCaaatcgaccaaccgaccgggcgTGATGGGCGGTCTTGGAGGGTTCGGTGGACTGTTCCGGTTGCGTGACGCCGTTAGCCTAGCGGATCCCATCCTGGTGCTCGGTACGGATGGTGTCGGAACGAAGCTGAAGATCGCGCAGGCGGCAAACCTACACCACACGATCGGTATCGATCTCGTAGCGATGTGCGTGAACGATATCATCTGCAACGGTGCCGATCCGTGCTCGTTCCTCGATTATTACGCTTGTGGTCGCCTCGATGTACCGGTGGCCGAGCAGGTGATCCAGGGCATTGCCGAAGGATGTCGCCAAGCGGGCAGTGCTCTACTCGGTGGTGAAACAGCAGAAATGCCAGGAATGTACGCACCCGGTGTGTACGATCTGGCCGGTTTCTCTCTTGGAGTGGTCGATCACCGACACATGCTTCCACGGATCGACGGCATCCAACCGGGCGATGCTCTGATCGGACTGCCCTCGAGTGGACTTCACAGCAATGGGTTCAGCTTGGTACACAAAATCCTGGAACACGCCGGAGGATTGCGGTATCAGGATGTGGCTCCTTTCAGTGCAACCGGTCGCAGTTTCGCCGAGGAACTGCTCGTACCGACGAAGATCTACGTACGGGAGCTGCGGTCCCTGATCGCTGCCGGTGGCTGCGTGAAGGCATTGGCACATATTACCGGCGGTGGACTAACGGAGAACCTTCCCCGTGTGCTGCCAGCAGATATGGCCGCGTTCCTCAACTTGGCCGATCTTCACATTCCACCCATCTTCGGATGGTTAGCGAGGGCAGGCAATGTTCAGGCAGAAGAGATGTTACGTACTTTCAACTGTGGCATAGGAATGGTCCTAGTGGTAGCACCGGAACACGAGCCAACCGTGCTCGAACAGCTACGCGACGTTGGTGGACAATCGCTCGGAAGAGTGGTGAAGCGTGACACTTCGGCAACTGGAGCAGCATCCCGTGTAATCGTTCGTGACTTTGAACAGACTCTCCTGACGGCACAACGCACCTGCACCCTACCAGTGAAGCGCATCGCGGTGCTCATCTCTGGCACTGGAAGCAATCTTCAGGCATTGATCGATGCGACGCGCAGCACCACGTCCGGCATAAGGGGCGAGATTGTGCTCGTTATTTCGAACAAGGCGGGTGTGCTCGGACTGGAACGGGCGGCTATGGCTAATATCCCATCAAAGGTGATCCTCCATCGGGAGTACGACACACGGGAGCAGTTCGACGAAGCCGTTTCGAAGGCCCTGGAAGCTGATCGTATTGAACTGGTGTGTCTGGCCGGATTTATGCGCATCCTTTCGGCCGACTTCGTACGCCGTTGGGCGGGCCGGTTAATCAACATTCACCCTGCGCTGCTGCCAAAACATAAGGGAACCCACGCACAACGGCAAGCACTCGAAGCGGGTGATCTGGAGTCGGGCTGTACGGTGCACTTCGTCGATGAAGGTGTCGATACCGGGGCCATTATCCTGCAGGAGCGTGTACCGGTGTTGGCCGGTGATACGGAACAAACGCTCACCGAACGTATTCATCGGGCAGAACACCGAGCATACCCGAGAGCCTTACGTCTGGTAGCTAACGGGCTCGTCCAGCTTCAGCGCAGCACCTAA